One genomic window of Punica granatum isolate Tunisia-2019 chromosome 1, ASM765513v2, whole genome shotgun sequence includes the following:
- the LOC116200165 gene encoding protein SGT1 homolog B-like, which translates to MASELAERAKEAFVDDDFNLAVDLYSQAIDLDPGNADLFVDRAQAHIKLGNYRDAISDASKAIELRPSMAKAYFRKGSACMKLGEYLTAKAALERGASLAPDDSRFTELLDECKKHTEDEIIEIKTPGFLRSAAASAVADQSFNAKSERLEQLQNGRNKAPEVNAAATVQPRYRHEFYQKPEEVVVTIFAKCIEPKDVTIDFGEQILSVSINVPGEEAYHLQPRLYGKIIPGKCRFKMLKTKIEIRLAKTEQIHWKSLEYSKEAAAPQPVNVSSVGSCRPVYPSSKNRTADWDKLEAEVKKEEKEEKLDGDAGLNKLFRDIYLNADEDMRRAMTKSFLESNGTVLSTNWKEVGEKKVEGSPPDGMELKKWEY; encoded by the exons ATGGCGAGCGAACTTGCAGAGAGAGCGAAGGAAGCATTCGTCGACGACGACTTCAACCTGGCCGTTGACCTCTACTCCCAGGCCATTGACTTGGACCCCGGCAACGCTGATCTCTTCGTCGACCGCGCTCAGGCCCATATCAAGCTCGGCAACTACCGCG ATGCTATTTCTGATGCTAGCAAGGCGATCGAGTTGAGGCCTTCAATGGCCAAGGCATACTTTCGGAAAGG CTCCGCCTGTATGAAGCTCGGAGAGTACCTTACTGCGAAGGCAGCCCTTGAACGAGGTGCTTCTCTCGCCCCGGATGATTCTAGATTCACCGAATTGCTTGACGAGTGTAAGAAGCATACTGAAG ATGAGATTATTGAAATCAAGACCCCTGGTTTCTTGCGAAGCGCGGCAGCTTCTGCTGTTGCTGACCAGTCGTTTAATGCAAAATCTGAAAGGCTTGAACAATTGCAAAATGGACGAAACAAAGCACCGGAGGTTAATGCTGCTGCAACAGTCCAGCCAAGATACAG GCATGAATTTTACCAGAAGCCAGAAGAAGTTGTTGTGACAATCTTCGCAAAGTGCATTGAACCAAAGGATGTCACTATTGATTTTGGGGAGCAGATT TTGAGTGTATCCATCAATGTACCTGGTGAAGAAGCTTATCATCTTCAGCCTAGACTATATGGAAAG ATAATTCCTGGAAAGTGCAGATTCAAGATGCTGAAGACTAAGATCGAGATACGCCTTGCCAAAACTGAACAGATCCATTGGAAGTCCCTCGAATATAGCAAGGAAGCTGCAGCTCCTCAACCAGTGAATGTCTCGTCAG TCGGATCATGCAGACCTGTGTACCCATCATCAAAGAACAGGACAGCAGACTGGGACAAATTGGAAGCCGAAGTTAAGAAAGAG GAAAAAGAGGAGAAGTTAGATGGAGATGCAGGTCTGAACAAGCTATTCCGGGATATATACCTAAACGCAGATGAAGATATGAGGAGGGCTATGACCAAATCTTTC CTGGAGTCGAATGGAACCGTTCTGTCCACCAACTGGAAGGAAGTGGGCGAAAAGAAAGTCGAGGGTAGCCCACCTGATGGCATGGAATTGAAGAAGTGGGAGTATTAA